In the Daphnia pulicaria isolate SC F1-1A chromosome 2, SC_F0-13Bv2, whole genome shotgun sequence genome, one interval contains:
- the LOC124327578 gene encoding sodium- and chloride-dependent GABA transporter ine-like isoform X2 yields MGNTKMVCEDPLMINPKTKDGKPSEVRETWTNKVEFILACIGNVVGLGNMWRFPYLCYKSGGGAFLVPYFIMLIVCGIPLLYMELAVGQYTRQGPIGAMHKISPFFKGTGLATVVMSFLLSTYYNVIIAWAIYYLINSFMDPLPWESCNNDWNSEHCWNGTKLNSSEHMETNQISAPQEFYDNRLLQMTPGIDNFGTMRWELLACLAVAWVLVYFCLWKGIKSSGKVVYVTATLPYLFIGAFIVRALTLPGSELGLLYFFSPKWETLLEAKVWVNAAAQNFNSIGIAFGSLMAFSSYNRFDNRLMRDTLIISLTDAVTCILAGICVFGTLGNLAYEQGKTVDEVVSSGPGLVFVAYPAALSKMPFPQVWSVIFFAMLLCLGIDSQFATVEVIITSIKDAYGRWIRLHLKRHEVLVLLVCFVSFLCGLPNVMQGGIYFFTLIDYYAAAISLMYIAFFEVIAIVWVYGANRLARNVRDMTGELPNFYIRGCWMVAAPCLIMAIWIFSLADYEPPTYNKGQYIFPGWSIGMGWAISSLSLLAIPILAVIAVVKAKGNNIIEKLKSAVRSPIRECPCCGKTLNKQHEAHHGTAANNADNEICMEQLTSD; encoded by the exons ATGGGAAATACAAAAATGGTGTGTGAAGATCCCCTCATGATTAACCCCAAAACTAAAGATGGAAAACCTAGTGAAGTCAGAGAAACTTGGACAAACAAAGTAGAATTTATTCTAGCTTGCATTGGTAATGTTGTTGGATTGGGGAACATGTGGAGATTTCCATATCTTT GTTATAAGAGTGGAGGAGGTGCTTTTCTGGTACCATATTTCATCATGTTG ATTGTATGTGGGATCCCATTGTTGTACATGGAACTAGCAGTTGGGCAGTACACAAGACAAGGACCAATTGGAGCTATGCACAAAATCTCCCCATTTTTCAAAG GAACTGGTTTGGCCACTGTTGTCATGTCCTTCCTTCTTTCCACTTACTACAATGTCATCATTGCCTGGGCAATATATTACTTAATCAATTCCTTCATGGATCCTTTACCCTGGGAGAGTTGTAACAATGACTGGAATTCTGAGCACTGCTGGAATGGGACCAAACTTAACAGTTCCGAACACATGGAAACCAACCAAATAAGCGCACCACAAGAATTCTATGA CAATCGATTGCTTCAAATGACACCAGGAATTGATAACTTTGGCACAATGCGCTGGGAACTTCTAGCCTGCCTCGCAGTTGCTTGGGTTCTAGTCTACTTTTGTTTGTGGAAAGGCATTAAATCTTCGGGAAAGGTGGTCTACGTGACGGCCACCTTGCCGTACCTCTTTATAGGGGCATTCATCGTCAGAGCACTCACATTACCCGGGTCTGAATTAGGTCTCCTGTACTTCTTTTCACCGAAATGGGAAACACTTCTAGAAGCAAAA GTTTGGGTCAACGCAGCTG ctcaaaatttcaattcgaTTGGGATTGCATTCGGTTCACTTATGGCGTTTTCGAGTTATAATCGCTTCGATAATCGACTGATGCGTGATACTCTGATTATTTCCCTAACTGACGCAGTGACTTGCATTTTAGCCGGAATATGCGTGTTCGGAACTCTGGGAAATTTGGCATACGAACAAGGGAAAACCGTCGATGAAGTTGTCAGTAGTG GTCCCGGGCTTGTGTTTGTCGCTTATCCTGCCGCATTGTCCAAAATGCCGTTTCCTCAAGTGTGGTCGGTTATTTTCTTTGCCATGTTGCTTTGCCTTGGAATTGATAGTCAATTCGCAACGG TCGAAGTAATTATTACGTCAATCAAAGATGCTTACGGCAGATGGATTCGCCTCCACTTAAAGCGACACGAAGTTCTAGTATTGCTGGTGTGTTTCGTGTCATTTTTATGCGGACTCCCCAACGTTATGCAA GGTGGAATATACTTTTTCACGCTGATCGATTACTACGCTGCCGCAATTTCTTTGATGTACATTGCTTTCTTTGAAGTCATAGCAATTGTTTGGGTGTATGGCGCAAATAGGCTAGCCCGCAATGTTCGAGATATGACAGGCGAACTACCCAATTTCTATATAAGAGGTTGTTGGATGGTGGCTGCACCTTGCCTGATTATGGCTATTTGGATTTTTAGTCTTGCGGATTATGAACCTCCAACTTATAATAAGGGTCAGTACATATTCCCTGGGTGGAGTATAGGGATGGGTTGGGCGATTTCCTCCTTGTCTCTATTAGCCATTCCTATACTAGCAGTTATTGCAGTTGTTAAAGCGAAAGGAAACAACATAATTGAG AAACTGAAATCAGCAGTTAGATCTCCAATTCGTGAATGTCCTTGCTGTGGCAAAACTTTGAACAAGCAACACGAAGCTCATCACGGAACTGCAGCAAATAATGCAGACAATGAAATATGTATGGAGCAGCTAACCTCAGATTGA
- the LOC124327588 gene encoding 3-oxoacyl-[acyl-carrier-protein] synthase, mitochondrial-like has protein sequence MKRVVVTGIGLVTPLGCGVNYVWNALLAGKCGVRKLESPEYDKIPSKVAARVPGFNASEYVTAASEIRTMSPASLFALAASIEAVKDTGIVDFSTIRKRTGVAVGMGMSDLEYIIETANILKNKGPSKISPYFVPRILTNMAAGIISIKHGFHGPNHSVSTACATGAHSIGDATNFIRHGAATAMVCGGTESCISPLSMAGFSRLRALSTKHNDSPEKASRPFDTQRDGFVMGEGAGILFLEELDSALSRKAKIYAEILGYGTSGDASHLTAPSEEGTGAIQAMQNALDDARLSAEQVGYVNAHATSTPLGDAIEVRAINKVFSSSSQKQPWVSSMKGSLGHGQGAAGAIETILAILSIHHSTLPPNINLETPDPSMVDLVRFTPSHPLPWSLESGQNRRILLKNSFGFGGTNASLCIASFSP, from the exons atgaaacgtGTTGTAGTGACCGGGATAGGACTAGTTACTCCACTGGGTTGCGGAGTTAATTATGTTTGGAATGCATTATTAGCTGGGAAATGTGGTGTTCGAAAACTTGAGAGCCCAGAGTATGATAAAATTCCATCTAAAGTAGCTGCTAGAGTACCTGGATTCAACGCAAGTGAGTACGTCACTGCAGCCAGTGAAATTCGCACCATGTCGCCAGCTTCACTATTTGCGTTAGCAGCCTCTATCGAAGCAGTTAAAGATACTGGCATCGtagatttttctactattcGAAAGAGAACAGGTGTTGCCGTAGGTATGGGGATGTCTGATTTAGAATACATAATTGAAACTGCCAACATTCTCAAGAACAAAGGCCCATCCAAAATTAGCCCTTACTTTGTTCCACGAATATTAACCAACATGGCTGCAGGCATAATAAGCATCAAGCATGGGTTTCACGGCCCGAACCATTCAGTTTCCACAGCATGTGCTACTGGTGCTCATTCTATAG GAGATGCCACAAATTTTATCCGTCACGGAGCTGCTACTGCAATGGTTTGCGGAGGGACAGAATCGTGTATTTCACCGCTGAGCATGGCAGGTTTCTCTCGTCTACGAGCTTTATCCACCAAACATAACGACAGTCCCGAAAAAGCATCTAGACCGTTCGATACGCAACGAGATGGATTTGTTATGGGGGAGGGAGCAG GTATTCTGTTTTTGGAAGAATTGGATTCCGCGTTATCGAGGAAAGCCAAGATTTATGCAGAAATCTTGGGTTACGGCACCTCCGGAGATGCTTCACACTTGACGGCACCTTCagaag AAGGTACCGGTGCCATTCAAGCAATGCAAAATGCTTTGGATGACGCAAGGTTGTCCGCTGAACAAGTTGGCTACGTCAACGCTCACGCAACCTCGACACCTTTGGGCGATGCGATTGAAGTACGTGCCATAAACAAAGTATTCTCGTCGTCCAGCCAAAAGCAGCCGTGGGTTAGCTCGATGAAAGGTTCACTCGGCCACGGGCAAGGAGCAGCCGGAGCCATCGAAACAATTTTGGCCATCTTGTCCATCCATCATTCAACATTACCTCCAAACATCAATCTCGAAACTCCTGATCCATCCATGGTGGATTTAGTTAGATTCACACCGAGCCATCCATTACCGTGGTCGTTGGAAAGTGGCCAAAACCGTCGGATTCTACTTAAAAACTCTTTTGGTTTTGGTGGAACTAACGCTAGTCTGTGCATAGCTTCCTTTTCGCCTTAA
- the LOC124327590 gene encoding RILP-like protein homolog isoform X2, with product MPLPSPRCVEDQQDSSSEYDSLPDISVVDVFDLASDVGNELEKIISIHGNELVEGLMQKVIRVLELLDKTSRRQESERQLVEELQNNISLLEREKREKAVDRLRYEKEIEQLEENWKKETQELLGKISRVQEENKRLSSSLKESTEKNVSKNPIPKEPDWDLFEKLREANEKQRDLLRCRDKEYQDKLCESESLHNQVDRLTEINKELRRKQTHMSQQMRTLVEERADLQALHQEQSRNLAALNKRLGVAQRDNEDLIQCQNDAPDLTNKIVIDINDPNRPRFTIAELKEILCERNELKARVSDLVDELALYRPSKNHSNIERMSPLNSESTASSGDPLASEADESTCDLPVQGPLPYEPDDAPWKRPSSRKKDSSIRKLFKKLVMLPSAGLLNPQ from the exons ATGCCTTTGCCTTCACCAAGATGTGTGGAAGATCAGCAAGATTCTTCTTCAGAATATGATTCCCTACCAGATATTTCTGTTGTGGATGTGTTTGATCTTGCCTCTGATGTTGGTAATGagttagaaaaaattattagcaTTCATGGAAATGAACTAGTTGAAGGGCTGATGCAGAAAGTCATACGAGTATTGGAACTGCTTGATAAAACCTCTCGAAG GCAGGAATCAGAAAGGCAACTTGTAGAAGAATTACAAAATAACATCAGTCTTCTTGAACgtgagaaaagggagaaagctGTTGATAGGTTACGAtatgaaaaggaaattgagCAGCTAGaagaaaactggaaaaaagaaacacaagaaCTATTAGGGAAAATTTCAAGAgttcaagaagaaaacaagagaTTGTCTTCTTCATTAAAAGAAAGTacagagaaaaatgtttctaaaA ATCCCATACCAAAAGAGCCTGATTGGGATTTATTCGAAAAGCTCAGGGAAGCTAATGAGAAACAGAGAGATCTGTTGCGTTGCAGGGACAAAGAGTATCAAGATAAACTCTGTGAATCAGAATCT CTACACAATCAAGTGGATCGATTGACAGAAATCAACAAGGAATTGCGGAGGAAACAAACTCATATGTCTCAGCAAATGAGAACTTTGGTTGAAGAGAGAGCAGATTTGCAGGCTCTACATCAAGAACAGTCGAGGAATTTGGCTGCGCTGAATAAGCGACTAGGTGTCGCACAACGAGACAATGAAGATTTGATTCAGTGCCAG AACGACGCACCAGATCTCACTAATAAAATTGTCATCGATATTAATGATCCAAATCGCCCTCGGTTCACCATAGCCGAACTAAAAGAGATTCTCTGCGAACGAAATGAACTCAAAGCTCGTGTTAGTGATCTGGTCGATGAATTAGCGCTTTATCGACCAAGTAAAAACCATTCCAA TATTGAAAGGATGTCGCCTTTGAATAGCGAGTCGACTGCTTCCTCCGGTGACCCTCTTGCGTCGGAAGCAGATGAGTCTACCTGCGACCTTCCCGTTCAAGGGCCTTTACCCTACGAACCGGACGACGCTCCGTGGAAACGTCCCAGCTCGAGAAAAAAGGATTCGAGCATCCGAAAATT gtttAAAAAACTTGTTATGTTGCCAAGTGCGGGACTTTTGAATCCACAGTGA
- the LOC124327578 gene encoding sodium- and chloride-dependent GABA transporter ine-like isoform X1 yields the protein MSELIDKGQCDSRGEVNEIFEATGSYKSSSQHTTGDQPPETQGDTKTIHTACSLDHTDKMGNTKMVCEDPLMINPKTKDGKPSEVRETWTNKVEFILACIGNVVGLGNMWRFPYLCYKSGGGAFLVPYFIMLIVCGIPLLYMELAVGQYTRQGPIGAMHKISPFFKGTGLATVVMSFLLSTYYNVIIAWAIYYLINSFMDPLPWESCNNDWNSEHCWNGTKLNSSEHMETNQISAPQEFYDNRLLQMTPGIDNFGTMRWELLACLAVAWVLVYFCLWKGIKSSGKVVYVTATLPYLFIGAFIVRALTLPGSELGLLYFFSPKWETLLEAKVWVNAAAQNFNSIGIAFGSLMAFSSYNRFDNRLMRDTLIISLTDAVTCILAGICVFGTLGNLAYEQGKTVDEVVSSGPGLVFVAYPAALSKMPFPQVWSVIFFAMLLCLGIDSQFATVEVIITSIKDAYGRWIRLHLKRHEVLVLLVCFVSFLCGLPNVMQGGIYFFTLIDYYAAAISLMYIAFFEVIAIVWVYGANRLARNVRDMTGELPNFYIRGCWMVAAPCLIMAIWIFSLADYEPPTYNKGQYIFPGWSIGMGWAISSLSLLAIPILAVIAVVKAKGNNIIEKLKSAVRSPIRECPCCGKTLNKQHEAHHGTAANNADNEICMEQLTSD from the exons ATGAGTGAGCTTATTGATAAAGGGCAGTGCGATAGTCGTGGCGAGGTAAACGAAATATTCGAAGCTACAGGAAGCTACAAATCTTCTTCACAACATACCACCGGGGACCAACCACCTGAAAC ACAAGGCGATACTAAGACGATCCACACTGCATGTTCTTTGGATCATACTGACAAAATGGGAAATACAAAAATGGTGTGTGAAGATCCCCTCATGATTAACCCCAAAACTAAAGATGGAAAACCTAGTGAAGTCAGAGAAACTTGGACAAACAAAGTAGAATTTATTCTAGCTTGCATTGGTAATGTTGTTGGATTGGGGAACATGTGGAGATTTCCATATCTTT GTTATAAGAGTGGAGGAGGTGCTTTTCTGGTACCATATTTCATCATGTTG ATTGTATGTGGGATCCCATTGTTGTACATGGAACTAGCAGTTGGGCAGTACACAAGACAAGGACCAATTGGAGCTATGCACAAAATCTCCCCATTTTTCAAAG GAACTGGTTTGGCCACTGTTGTCATGTCCTTCCTTCTTTCCACTTACTACAATGTCATCATTGCCTGGGCAATATATTACTTAATCAATTCCTTCATGGATCCTTTACCCTGGGAGAGTTGTAACAATGACTGGAATTCTGAGCACTGCTGGAATGGGACCAAACTTAACAGTTCCGAACACATGGAAACCAACCAAATAAGCGCACCACAAGAATTCTATGA CAATCGATTGCTTCAAATGACACCAGGAATTGATAACTTTGGCACAATGCGCTGGGAACTTCTAGCCTGCCTCGCAGTTGCTTGGGTTCTAGTCTACTTTTGTTTGTGGAAAGGCATTAAATCTTCGGGAAAGGTGGTCTACGTGACGGCCACCTTGCCGTACCTCTTTATAGGGGCATTCATCGTCAGAGCACTCACATTACCCGGGTCTGAATTAGGTCTCCTGTACTTCTTTTCACCGAAATGGGAAACACTTCTAGAAGCAAAA GTTTGGGTCAACGCAGCTG ctcaaaatttcaattcgaTTGGGATTGCATTCGGTTCACTTATGGCGTTTTCGAGTTATAATCGCTTCGATAATCGACTGATGCGTGATACTCTGATTATTTCCCTAACTGACGCAGTGACTTGCATTTTAGCCGGAATATGCGTGTTCGGAACTCTGGGAAATTTGGCATACGAACAAGGGAAAACCGTCGATGAAGTTGTCAGTAGTG GTCCCGGGCTTGTGTTTGTCGCTTATCCTGCCGCATTGTCCAAAATGCCGTTTCCTCAAGTGTGGTCGGTTATTTTCTTTGCCATGTTGCTTTGCCTTGGAATTGATAGTCAATTCGCAACGG TCGAAGTAATTATTACGTCAATCAAAGATGCTTACGGCAGATGGATTCGCCTCCACTTAAAGCGACACGAAGTTCTAGTATTGCTGGTGTGTTTCGTGTCATTTTTATGCGGACTCCCCAACGTTATGCAA GGTGGAATATACTTTTTCACGCTGATCGATTACTACGCTGCCGCAATTTCTTTGATGTACATTGCTTTCTTTGAAGTCATAGCAATTGTTTGGGTGTATGGCGCAAATAGGCTAGCCCGCAATGTTCGAGATATGACAGGCGAACTACCCAATTTCTATATAAGAGGTTGTTGGATGGTGGCTGCACCTTGCCTGATTATGGCTATTTGGATTTTTAGTCTTGCGGATTATGAACCTCCAACTTATAATAAGGGTCAGTACATATTCCCTGGGTGGAGTATAGGGATGGGTTGGGCGATTTCCTCCTTGTCTCTATTAGCCATTCCTATACTAGCAGTTATTGCAGTTGTTAAAGCGAAAGGAAACAACATAATTGAG AAACTGAAATCAGCAGTTAGATCTCCAATTCGTGAATGTCCTTGCTGTGGCAAAACTTTGAACAAGCAACACGAAGCTCATCACGGAACTGCAGCAAATAATGCAGACAATGAAATATGTATGGAGCAGCTAACCTCAGATTGA
- the LOC124327590 gene encoding RILP-like protein homolog isoform X1: MPLPSPRCVEDQQDSSSEYDSLPDISVVDVFDLASDVGNELEKIISIHGNELVEGLMQKVIRVLELLDKTSRRQESERQLVEELQNNISLLEREKREKAVDRLRYEKEIEQLEENWKKETQELLGKISRVQEENKRLSSSLKESTEKNVSKNPIPKEPDWDLFEKLREANEKQRDLLRCRDKEYQDKLCESESLHNQVDRLTEINKELRRKQTHMSQQMRTLVEERADLQALHQEQSRNLAALNKRLGVAQRDNEDLIQCQNDAPDLTNKIVIDINDPNRPRFTIAELKEILCERNELKARVSDLVDELALYRPSKNHSNIERMSPLNSESTASSGDPLASEADESTCDLPVQGPLPYEPDDAPWKRPSSRKKDSSIRKLFSTLSSFPRLLAPRTVDGAK, from the exons ATGCCTTTGCCTTCACCAAGATGTGTGGAAGATCAGCAAGATTCTTCTTCAGAATATGATTCCCTACCAGATATTTCTGTTGTGGATGTGTTTGATCTTGCCTCTGATGTTGGTAATGagttagaaaaaattattagcaTTCATGGAAATGAACTAGTTGAAGGGCTGATGCAGAAAGTCATACGAGTATTGGAACTGCTTGATAAAACCTCTCGAAG GCAGGAATCAGAAAGGCAACTTGTAGAAGAATTACAAAATAACATCAGTCTTCTTGAACgtgagaaaagggagaaagctGTTGATAGGTTACGAtatgaaaaggaaattgagCAGCTAGaagaaaactggaaaaaagaaacacaagaaCTATTAGGGAAAATTTCAAGAgttcaagaagaaaacaagagaTTGTCTTCTTCATTAAAAGAAAGTacagagaaaaatgtttctaaaA ATCCCATACCAAAAGAGCCTGATTGGGATTTATTCGAAAAGCTCAGGGAAGCTAATGAGAAACAGAGAGATCTGTTGCGTTGCAGGGACAAAGAGTATCAAGATAAACTCTGTGAATCAGAATCT CTACACAATCAAGTGGATCGATTGACAGAAATCAACAAGGAATTGCGGAGGAAACAAACTCATATGTCTCAGCAAATGAGAACTTTGGTTGAAGAGAGAGCAGATTTGCAGGCTCTACATCAAGAACAGTCGAGGAATTTGGCTGCGCTGAATAAGCGACTAGGTGTCGCACAACGAGACAATGAAGATTTGATTCAGTGCCAG AACGACGCACCAGATCTCACTAATAAAATTGTCATCGATATTAATGATCCAAATCGCCCTCGGTTCACCATAGCCGAACTAAAAGAGATTCTCTGCGAACGAAATGAACTCAAAGCTCGTGTTAGTGATCTGGTCGATGAATTAGCGCTTTATCGACCAAGTAAAAACCATTCCAA TATTGAAAGGATGTCGCCTTTGAATAGCGAGTCGACTGCTTCCTCCGGTGACCCTCTTGCGTCGGAAGCAGATGAGTCTACCTGCGACCTTCCCGTTCAAGGGCCTTTACCCTACGAACCGGACGACGCTCCGTGGAAACGTCCCAGCTCGAGAAAAAAGGATTCGAGCATCCGAAAATT gtttTCTACTTTGTCTTCTTTCCCTCGTTTATTAGCTCCACGCACTGTAGATGGTGCTAAATGA